Part of the Atribacteraceae bacterium genome, ATATTCCGCCCGACATCCACCACCGCCTTGACCAGGTTCCCGAAAGAACACTCGGCCATGACCTTTAACTCCGACAGGTCGATCGCGTTTTCGAGCAAGCGCATGTCTTTTCCTTTCCGTGATCTTCCGGCGAGCCTTCCGGAACGATCGTCCTTTTCCTCATGGTAAGACAGCCGCCCGGCGCTGTCAAGCGAACGCGCGATGGAATACAATGGGACCGCAAGCGGCGCAAACCGGGGGATAGGTGGGAGACGGCGACAGCGGCGCCGCTTTCCCGGCTATTTACTAAACTATTTACACCCGGGCTGGGCTTGGTATACAATGACATTGTCCTTACCGTTTACTCGGGTGACCGAACCGCTTTCCGCCGGTTTCCCGCATTCCGGTTAGCGAGGTGAAGGCGATGCGCGCCAAAAAACCCATCATACGGATTGTCGGAGTCATCATCCTGGCCCTCCTCTTCATTCTGATCCAGTACGTGGGAGGTAATCCCTATTTCCTATGGTATTTTGATGCTCTGTACCAGGTCGAGTCCGCGGTCATCGAGCAGCGGATGTTGCCAGACGGCCGGGTGGAAGTCCACGAAACCATCGAATACCTCATGCGCAAGCCCTTCCGGGGAGTCTTCCGGGAAATCCCTCCTGACCGCTACGTGACCATGGACAATGTAAGGCTGTGGACCGAGGGAATCGAGAAGCGGTCCGTCGAGTTTCTCCAGCACACCGACTCCGGCTTCGCAGCCCGGGTGTGGCTGGTCCCCCAGGGGAGCGAAGAACGCCTGAACCCCCGGGAAGAATCCCGCTTCACCCTCCACGTCACCTATACCGCCAAGCAAGTATTCGAGAACGGGCAAGACGTCGCCCAGGTCTTTCGCCAGTTCTGGGGAGGCTGGGACGCGCCCGCCGGTGAGGTGCGGGGTATTTTCGAGTTTCCCCCGGAGGTGAAGATCACCGGCGTGTACACTCACCCCACCCTCCCGGTAGAACGCTTGGAAAACCGCTTCCTGATCACCGCCCAAAATCTCCCCCCCGAAACCTTCGCCGAGGTCCGCTTCCTGGCCGATCCGCTTCCGGCCATGCGCTACGCGGTGGACAACCCCACCCTGAGTCTTCGCGAGATCGCCCAGATCGAAGCGGGATACCGGGCCCACCAACGGGAAGCCTGGTTCCCCTGGACCATGGCCCTTCTGGCCTTCATCGTTCTCTTGATCCTCATATTCTGGTTCATGGGGAAAGAACCCGAAATCCCCTACCAGGGCATCTACGAACGGGAGCTTCCTTCCGACGATCCACCCGATTTCGTCAACGCCATGGTTAAGAACATGGCCGGCCCGGTTGATCGCGACGGCCTGGCCGCAACCCTCATGCACCTTTACCAAAGGGATGTGATCGATTTCCAGGACGAGGAGGGCAAACCAACCATCCGCCTGACAAACCCGAATGAAACGAAAGGGCTGGCCCAGTCTGAAATCCAACTCCTGGAACTTCTGAAAAAGTTTTCCTCCGAAGGGGTCTTCCGCTTCGACGATATCGAGCACAAACTCCGGAATTCCTTAAGCGAGGCCCGCAGCTTCAATTCCAGCCTGTCCGCTTATGAGTCCCTGGTCCGCGCATCGGTGACGAGTCGCCACTATCTCCAGCAAACCGGGAATTACCTGGCCAAATTTCTGGCCGTGCTGATGATGCTCGTCTCTACCGTTGTGGTCGAAATGGCCTTGCAGCCGACCACCGGCCACCTTCTCCCCTTCCTCACCGTGCTGGCCGGTGCTTTCTGGTTCGGCGGCGGGGGAATTCTTTTCGTCCGGCGGGATTTCTTCGGGCGCTGGACCCGGGAAGGACGGAAATACTACCTGAAGTGGAATAATTTCAGCCGCTACCTCACCGACTACTCCCTCCTGTCCGAACATCCCCCCGAATCGGTGGTCCTCTGGGAAAAATACCTGGTTTACGCCACGGCGCTGGGCTTGGCCAGCCAGGTCATGAGGCACCTGCAACAACTAATCCCCCGGGAGGTTTGGGAAGCCCAGAGTCGGCACGGTCACTTCTACGGCGCCGGGTTTTATCTGTTCGGTGCTCAAATGTACGGCCTGCACTCCACGGCCGCACTAACCATCACCCAGGCCACGAGCAAATCCTCCGGCGGATTCGGGGGAAGAGGCGGATTCGGCGGAGGCGGGGGCGGATTCGGCGGGGGCTCCGGGGGGGGCCGGGGAGGAGCATTCTAAATATTGATTTTGCTGCAAAAACTCATTTCAGCAAGGCCCCGTTGCCATCAGCCCCGCCTCATCTGGTGTTTTCTTGCACGCATCAATGACCACGTCTGGTTACAGTGATGCTGAAAAGGCCGTCCCTGGCCTTTTTGCTGCGAAAATGCGGTGATTTCGGCGGCTGATCTATGCAACTTAGGCCCCGGCTTCCTTCGTTCTTTTGCAGCAGAATTACTTATTGCAGTAGAATCAAAATTACATCATAGACGGGAGGGTTCCCGGAGATGGCCCAACCGCCGGAAAGGGAGGTCATTTCCGATCTTCACGGCCGATCACCGATTACCCATACCACCATGCTCAAGGAGGTCACGCGATGCGTAGAGCCCTTTTACTCGGTATCACCACCCTTTTTCTCATCGCCCTGTTCGCCCCGGGAAGCGCCGCGGCCCAGGACGAATGGCAGACCATAACCCTGGGGGAGATCACCTTCCAGCTCCCCCCCGAATGGCTGAGGCTCGAGGAGGTCATCGGCCTCAGCGACCAGGAAATGGCCTGGTACCTGGGTGAAATAGCCCAACCGGATCTCTACCTGCTCCTGGCGCTGGGTGAGGGCCTGGCCGGCTACCTGGACATGTTCACCATGCAAGGTGAAGATGTCCAGATTCAAAGCGACGAAACCATCGCCTTCCTCGCCCGGGAAGCCCGTAAAGTCGTCGCCTTCAACCGGGGCACCGATCAGTACGGCGTGTTCATCGCCCTGAAAACGCCGGGGGAAGCCGGACTGGAAATGTTCCTGATGACCGGCACAAGCGCCGCCACCTACGAGACCTACCAGCCGCTAATCGAAAAGATCCTGGCCACCTTCACCCTTCAAACCGAAGCGCAATAAGCTAAACGCCTCCCTAACCCCGACCGGGCGGACCGCCCGGTCGGGGTTAGGGAGGCGAAGACTTTCACTCATTCCCTCAGAAGATAGCGGACACTTGAGTTCGCAATTTCCGGTCTTGCAAAAGGCCACCGAAGACTCCCCCCGGAAAGTTGATAGCGACACCTAACTTAACTTCACCCTCCCCCTGGCAATAATAAAGCCCGAAAAGTTTTGCAGCACAAGCGTTTCCCGACAATCAGGCCGGTTTTTTTTGTAAGACTATGCTGATAGGCGTCGATCGATTTCCACCACCCGATGGTTTTATGAAAAACGACTGGCAGCATGAAATATTGATTTTGCTGCAAAAACTCATTTCAGCAAGGCCCCGTTGCCATCAGCCCCGCCTCATCTGGTGTTTTCTTGCACGCATCAATGACCACGTCCGGTTACAGTGCTGCTGAAAAGGCCGTCCTTGGCCTTTTTACTGCGAAAATGCGGTGATTTCGGCGGCTGATTCAGGCAGCTCAGGCCCGGGCTTCCTTCGTTCTTTTGCAGCAAAATTACTTATTGCAGTAGAATCAATGTTTGGTGTCCACTATTGACAACCGACCTCGATCAGACTCTGGAAGGCATGATAAAGTATCTTTAGATATTTTGGTGAGGCAACGATTGAATTTCCTTAAGATAATTGATGAGTCAATTCGGAATCTTGACACCATATATGACACCACGCTACAATATACAATGCCGGATAAGAGGTAGTGATAAGCTTGTCGAAATGGGAAAAGCTATTAAGCAAAATAACCGCATTGTCGAAGGATGTAAGGTTCACAAAGATTCAAAGGATCTTGGAAAGCTATGGCTATGTGGGGAAAAATCCGGGTAGCGGCAGCAGTCATTGGACTTTCAGAAAACAGGGAAAACCACCTATCACCATTCCCGAAAATGAGCCCATAAGGCTTGCGTATGTCAGGCTGGTCAAGGATATTATAGAAAGTGGGGAGGAGTGAGCGTGAAGAATTTAGAATATTTCATGGGTTTAAATTATAAAATTGAAATTGTCAAGGATGAAACCGAGGGTGGGTATGTGCTGTCGATTCCCGAACTTAAAGGCTGTTTGACCTGTGCCGACAATTTGGAAAAGGGAATGGAAATGCTTGAGGATGCGAAAAAGCAGTGGTTGACGGCGGCATTGGAAAGCGGATATGAAGTACCGGAAGCCAATGCGCTGGAGAAATATTCCGGGCAGTTCAAGCTTCGCATTCCAAGATCTCTCCATAAGGAATTGTCTGAAATGTCTCAGCGGGAAGGTATTAGTATGAACCAATACTGCCTGTACCTTCTTAGCAAAAACAGCGGGTTTTTTGGTCACAATAGATATTGAGCCGCCGCCCATGAGCCAAGAGGAGATTAATCGTGTTCTGGACGCCTTTCATGATGCAGGCTGGGCCATCAGAGAATCAGGTCGAAAAGTATTCCTCCAAGGTTATACCCCAGGCGTAATGCATTAAATGTACGATTATGTGCCCCAACACCTCGTCAGCAAGCTCAACAAAGGATTTATCCCCATGCTGGGCTTCGAAGCGGAGCCGGATGCCGGATTCCTGAACCGTTAGTTCCTTCGCAATGGCTGCTTGGGTATTTTTATTCTGCCATTGACATCAACAGGCAGATGGTTATCAGCCGGAGATCAACCCTTCTCCCGGGAGCCGGAACAACCAGTGGTGCGGGTTTTGCCTCCCGTTACCGCAAGGTATCGGGAACCTCAAGCATGGCCTGGCGGGGGTCCGGTTCGCTGATGGATTCCCGGAGCTTTTTCTGGAGATTGGGGGACCATGCCCTTTGGCCATCGGATATTCCTCCTTACTGAAGATTTGGTGTCGCTATCAACCTACCTGGGGAGTCTATGGTGGCCTTTTACAAGATCGGAAATTGCGAATATCAGTGTCCCGCTATCTTTATTGTGGTTGATAAACAGATCTAACAAGAGTAAAATCTTGGTCAGATTCGAGCACCTATAAAAACAGTAAGAGGGAGCGGCAACAAGACATGGAAACAGGTACCTGGAAAGTCAAGACCGGGCTGGCCCAGATGCTCAAGGGCGGGGTGATTATGGATGTGGTCACTGCCGAGCACGCTAAAATCGCCGAAGAGGCGGGCGCTTGCGCGGTGATGGCGTTGGAAAGAGTACCCGCTGACATCCGCGCTGCCGGCGGCGTAGCCAGAATGTCGGATCCGACCATCATAGAAGCTATTATGAAAGCGGTTACCATACCAGTAATGGCTAAATGCCGGATCGGTCACTTCGTCGAGGCCCAAGTTCTGGAAGCCCTTGGCATAGATTACATCGATGAATCAGAAGTGTTGACCCCGGCGGATGAAAATTATCATATCTGGAAGCACAATTTCAAGGTGCCTTTCGTCTGCGGCTGTCGCGACCTCGGTGAAGCCCTGCGCCGCATCGGTGAGGGCGCCGCTATGATGCGAACCAAGGGAGAGGCCGGATCGGGAAACATCGTAGAAGCAGTGCGGCATATGCGTGCTGTAACAGGCGCCATGCGCGAACTGGTTAATACCCCACAGGAAGAGCTGATGACCATAGCCAAGGAAATGGGCGCACCCTTTGACCTGGTGGAAGAAGTCTGCAAAACAGGCAGGCTGCCGGTGGTCAACTTCGCCGCTGGCGGCGTGGCTACCCCGGCCGACGCCGCCTTGATGATGCAATTGGGGGCTGATGGGG contains:
- a CDS encoding DUF2207 domain-containing protein, translated to MRAKKPIIRIVGVIILALLFILIQYVGGNPYFLWYFDALYQVESAVIEQRMLPDGRVEVHETIEYLMRKPFRGVFREIPPDRYVTMDNVRLWTEGIEKRSVEFLQHTDSGFAARVWLVPQGSEERLNPREESRFTLHVTYTAKQVFENGQDVAQVFRQFWGGWDAPAGEVRGIFEFPPEVKITGVYTHPTLPVERLENRFLITAQNLPPETFAEVRFLADPLPAMRYAVDNPTLSLREIAQIEAGYRAHQREAWFPWTMALLAFIVLLILIFWFMGKEPEIPYQGIYERELPSDDPPDFVNAMVKNMAGPVDRDGLAATLMHLYQRDVIDFQDEEGKPTIRLTNPNETKGLAQSEIQLLELLKKFSSEGVFRFDDIEHKLRNSLSEARSFNSSLSAYESLVRASVTSRHYLQQTGNYLAKFLAVLMMLVSTVVVEMALQPTTGHLLPFLTVLAGAFWFGGGGILFVRRDFFGRWTREGRKYYLKWNNFSRYLTDYSLLSEHPPESVVLWEKYLVYATALGLASQVMRHLQQLIPREVWEAQSRHGHFYGAGFYLFGAQMYGLHSTAALTITQATSKSSGGFGGRGGFGGGGGGFGGGSGGGRGGAF
- a CDS encoding toxin-antitoxin system HicB family antitoxin translates to MSVKNLEYFMGLNYKIEIVKDETEGGYVLSIPELKGCLTCADNLEKGMEMLEDAKKQWLTAALESGYEVPEANALEKYSGQFKLRIPRSLHKELSEMSQREGISMNQYCLYLLSKNSGFFGHNRY
- the pdxS gene encoding pyridoxal 5'-phosphate synthase lyase subunit PdxS — protein: METGTWKVKTGLAQMLKGGVIMDVVTAEHAKIAEEAGACAVMALERVPADIRAAGGVARMSDPTIIEAIMKAVTIPVMAKCRIGHFVEAQVLEALGIDYIDESEVLTPADENYHIWKHNFKVPFVCGCRDLGEALRRIGEGAAMMRTKGEAGSGNIVEAVRHMRAVTGAMRELVNTPQEELMTIAKEMGAPFDLVEEVCKTGRLPVVNFAAGGVATPADAALMMQLGADGVFVGSGIFKSSNPAARAAAIVKATTHYQNPKIIAEVSRQLGDAMPGLDIKQIPTDSLLATRGW